In the genome of Hemiscyllium ocellatum isolate sHemOce1 chromosome 12, sHemOce1.pat.X.cur, whole genome shotgun sequence, one region contains:
- the LOC132820746 gene encoding nectin-1-like isoform X1: MKLFIFGLLVTVIDGNLPNVETEETVTALLGGNVTFNCTLHFKDIVQVTWQRLRGQSKDNIATFSEKNGAYILESFSGKAAFIQSKLQVSTLVVSGVMLEDEGCYKCIFTTFLAGHKTGTTCLIVLEKDVNVETQNITAVLGGNVTFSCTSYSKDIRQVTWQKLNGQSEDNIATFSETNGGNFSVPFSGRAVFKPTKVQVSTIILSGVRLEDEGCYHCIFNTSRTGQNIGKTCLTLRAHTSINSRHHIWIVVVLVTILTVVLVFSCHCYKKRRCQLRNCKT, from the exons atgaaacttttTATCTTCGGACTGTTGGTTACTGTTATAGACG GAAATCTTCCAAATGTGGAGACCGAGGAGACTGTGACAGCACTTTTAGGTGGAAATGTTACCTTCAACTGCACTTTACATTTTAAAGATATTGTACAAGTCACCTGGCAAAGGTTACGTGGTCAATCTAAGGATAATATTGCCACATTTAGTGAAAAAAATGGAGCTTATATACTTGAGTCGTTTAGTGGTAAAGCTGCCTTCATCCAATCAAAACTGCAAGTGTCCACTCTTGTAGTGTCTGGAGTAATGCTTGAAGATGAAGGATGTTATAAATGTATTTTCACTACATTCCTTGCTGGCCATAAGACTGGGACAACCTGCCTGATTGTGCTTG AAAAGGATGTAAATGTGGAGACACAGAATATCACAGCAGTTTTAGGTGGAAATGTAACCTTCAGCTGTACTTCATATTCAAAAGATATTCGACAGGTCACTTGGCAGAAGTTAAATGGCCAATCGGAGGATAATATTGCTACATTTAGTGAAACAAATGGAGGCAATTTTTCTGTGCCATTTAGTGGTAGAGCTGTTTTCAAGCCAACAAAGGTACAAGTATCAACCATTATACTGTCTGGGGTAAGGCTTGAAGATGAAGGATGTTATCACTGTATCTTTAATACATCAAGAACTGGCCAAAACATCGGGAAGACATGCCTCACTCTACGTG CACACACATCAATTAACTCCCGTCACCATATTTGGATTGTTGTTGTACTGGTAACAATTCTGACAGTTGTACTTGTGTTCAGTTGCCACTGCTACAAAAAGAGAAGATGCCAGCTAAG AAATTGCAAGACGTGA
- the LOC132820746 gene encoding nectin-1-like isoform X2, giving the protein MIHETFAGNLPNVETEETVTALLGGNVTFNCTLHFKDIVQVTWQRLRGQSKDNIATFSEKNGAYILESFSGKAAFIQSKLQVSTLVVSGVMLEDEGCYKCIFTTFLAGHKTGTTCLIVLEKDVNVETQNITAVLGGNVTFSCTSYSKDIRQVTWQKLNGQSEDNIATFSETNGGNFSVPFSGRAVFKPTKVQVSTIILSGVRLEDEGCYHCIFNTSRTGQNIGKTCLTLRAHTSINSRHHIWIVVVLVTILTVVLVFSCHCYKKRRCQLRNCKT; this is encoded by the exons GAAATCTTCCAAATGTGGAGACCGAGGAGACTGTGACAGCACTTTTAGGTGGAAATGTTACCTTCAACTGCACTTTACATTTTAAAGATATTGTACAAGTCACCTGGCAAAGGTTACGTGGTCAATCTAAGGATAATATTGCCACATTTAGTGAAAAAAATGGAGCTTATATACTTGAGTCGTTTAGTGGTAAAGCTGCCTTCATCCAATCAAAACTGCAAGTGTCCACTCTTGTAGTGTCTGGAGTAATGCTTGAAGATGAAGGATGTTATAAATGTATTTTCACTACATTCCTTGCTGGCCATAAGACTGGGACAACCTGCCTGATTGTGCTTG AAAAGGATGTAAATGTGGAGACACAGAATATCACAGCAGTTTTAGGTGGAAATGTAACCTTCAGCTGTACTTCATATTCAAAAGATATTCGACAGGTCACTTGGCAGAAGTTAAATGGCCAATCGGAGGATAATATTGCTACATTTAGTGAAACAAATGGAGGCAATTTTTCTGTGCCATTTAGTGGTAGAGCTGTTTTCAAGCCAACAAAGGTACAAGTATCAACCATTATACTGTCTGGGGTAAGGCTTGAAGATGAAGGATGTTATCACTGTATCTTTAATACATCAAGAACTGGCCAAAACATCGGGAAGACATGCCTCACTCTACGTG CACACACATCAATTAACTCCCGTCACCATATTTGGATTGTTGTTGTACTGGTAACAATTCTGACAGTTGTACTTGTGTTCAGTTGCCACTGCTACAAAAAGAGAAGATGCCAGCTAAG AAATTGCAAGACGTGA